Proteins from a genomic interval of Cyclopterus lumpus isolate fCycLum1 chromosome 18, fCycLum1.pri, whole genome shotgun sequence:
- the LOC117747834 gene encoding uncharacterized protein LOC117747834 yields the protein MRMGLTLVCVPGLFLMNILLYCGHAQETSLSIDPNRSTFFTGESVTFTCDVRMGEPFNNPKLWDCSIIRNGHKFLSNTLNKISISLTPEYSGEYQCVATCKIVSLIRIESNTISITVSDKPKPVLTVSPLWPSPGDSVTLTCRVEHPSAGWRFFWYQVVPKLESYSYELLPGSSTGTEEDSFIVHGQTHTAGYVCRAGRGDPLFYSSYSEPQFIWSGDFHPAASLTVSPPRMQFFSKESLSLSCEGNSTEWRVRRFIKYDHLAYCSSWGTMTGSTCSINSNGISGVYWCESETGQFSNAANITVQSGDVILVSSVHPVTEGHSVTLSCRLRTEKVLYNVDFYKNGKLISNDASGELFISEVTKSDEGFYKCEGRDSPQGFRSLTSPESWLSLKSATTSSPVPVLLIVGLVCGVSLIILLLLVLYCYRKSKDSRLVRSQSTNQSPATDHVTNQVETQNNAYASLIHGDSCLYETIRGSEEPGHGNNNEPEESVYSNVTMGTAAGQ from the exons atgaggatgggACTCACTTTAGTTTGTGTGCCGGGGCTTTTCT TGATGAATATTCTCCTCTACTGTGGACACGCTcaag aGACTTCGCTGTCCATTGATCCAAACAGGTCCACTTTCTTTACTGGAGAGTCTGTTACCTTCACATGTGACGTGAGGATGGGAGAACCTTTCAACAATCCCAAACTCTGGGATTGTTCAATCATTAGGAATGGTCATAAGTTTCTCTCCAACACTTTAAATAAGATATCTATATCTCTAACTCCAGAATACAGTGGTGAATACCAATGTGTTGCAACTTGCAAGATCGTCTCACTGATAAGAATAGAAAGTAATACAATCTCTATAACTGTATCAG ATAAACCCAAGCCGGTCCTCACTGTGTCTCCATTGTGGCCGAGTCCTGGAGACTCAGTGACTCTGACCTGCAGGGTTGAACATCCATCTGCAGGATGGAGGTTCTTCTGGTACCAGGTTGTTCCCAAACTGGAGTCCTACAGCTATGAGCTGCTACCTGGTAGCTCCACTGGGACTGAAGAGGACTCCTTCATTGTTCatggacagacgcacacagcAGGATATGTGTGcagagctggaagaggagaTCCATTGTTCTACTCTTCGTATAGTGAACCTCAGTTCATCTGGTCTGGAG ATTTCCATCCAGCAGCGTCTCTCACAGTGAGTCCTCCCAGAATGCAGTTCTTCAGCAAAGAGTCACTGTCACTGAGCTGTGAGGGAAACTCTACTGAGTGGAGAGTGAGAAGGTTTATTAAATATGACCACCTGGCATATTGTTCTTCCTGGGGAACCATGACTGGATCTACATGCAGCATCAACTCTAATGGGATTAGTGGAGTGTACTGGTGTGAGTCTGAAACAGGACAGTTCAGCAATGCAGCCAACATCACTGTACAGA GCGGTGATGTCATCCTGGTGAGCTCTGTCCATCCTGTGACTGAGGGACATTCTGTCACTCTCAGCTGCAGGTTGAGGACAGAAAAGGTTCTTTATAACGTGGATTTCTATAAAAATGGCAAACTCATCTCAAATGATGCCAGCGGGGAGCTGTTTATCTCTGAAGTTACAAAGTCAGATGAAGGTTTTTATAAATGTGAAGGAAGAGATTCACCACAAGGTTTCAGGAGTTTGACGTCACCAGAGAGTTGGTTGTCACTTAAAT CTGCAACAACAAGCTCTCCAGTTCCCGTGCTGTTGATTGTTGGTCTGGTTTGTGGAGTTTCACTGattattctgctgctgctggttctgtaTTGCTACAGAAAGTCAAAAG ATTCACGCCTCGTGAG GTCTCAGAGCACCAATCAGAGCCCAGCTACAGACCACGTGACCAACCAGGTTGAAACTCAAAACAATGCATATGCCTCTCTTATCCATG GTGATTCTTGTCTCTATGAAACAATCAGAGGCTCTGAAGAACCTGGACAtg GGAACAATAATGAACCAGAGGAGAGCGTTTACTCCAATGTGACGATGGGAACAGCTGCAG gtcaataa
- the LOC117747835 gene encoding uncharacterized protein LOC117747835 isoform X1 — protein MRMGLTLVCVPGLFLMNILLYCGHAQETSLSIDPNRSTFFTGESVTFTCDVRMGEPFNNPKLWDCSIIRNGHKFLSNTLNKISISLTPEYSGEYQCVATCKIVSLIRIESNTISITVSDKPKPVLTVSPLWPSPGDSVTLTCRVEHPSAGWRFFWYQVVPKLESYSYELLPGSSTGTEEDSFIVHGQTHTAGYVCRAGRGDPLFYSSYSEPQFIWSGDFHPAASLTVSPPRMQFFSKDSLSLSCEGNSTEWRVRRFIKYDHLAYCSSWGTMTGSTCSINSNGISGVYWCESETGQFSNAANITVQSGDVILVSSVHPVTEGHSVTLSCRLRTEKVLYSVDFYKNGKLISNDASGELFISEVTKSDEGFYKCEGRDSSQGFRSLKSPKSWLSVKSATTSSPVPVLLVVGLVCGVSLIILLLLVLYCYRKSKDSRLVRSQSTNQSPATDHMTNQVETQNNAYASLLHGDSCLYETIRGSEEPGHGNNNEPEESVYSNVTMGTAAGQ, from the exons atgaggatgggACTCACTTTAGTTTGTGTGCCGGGGCTTTTCT TGATGAATATTCTCCTCTACTGTGGACACGCTCAAG aGACTTCGCTGTCCATTGATCCAAACAGGTCCACTTTCTTTACTGGAGAGTCTGTTACCTTCACATGTGACGTGAGGATGGGAGAACCTTTCAACAATCCCAAACTCTGGGATTGTTCAATCATTAGGAATGGTCATAAGTTTCTCTCCAACACTTTAAATAAGATATCTATATCTCTAACTCCAGAATACAGTGGTGAATACCAATGTGTTGCAACTTGCAAGATCGTCTCACTGATAAGAATAGAAAGTAATACAATCTCTATAACTGTATCAG ATAAACCCAAGCCGGTCCTCACTGTGTCTCCATTGTGGCCGAGTCCTGGAGACTCAGTGACTCTGACCTGCAGGGTTGAACATCCATCTGCAGGATGGAGGTTCTTCTGGTACCAGGTTGTTCCCAAACTGGAGTCCTACAGCTATGAGCTGCTACCTGGTAGCTCCACTGGGACTGAAGAGGACTCCTTCATTGTTCatggacagacgcacacagcAGGATATGTGTGcagagctggaagaggagaTCCATTGTTCTACTCTTCGTATAGTGAACCTCAGTTCATCTGGTCTGGAG ATTTCCATCCAGCAGCGTCTCTCACAGTGAGTCCTCCCAGAATGCAGTTCTTCAGCAAAGATTCACTGTCACTGAGCTGTGAGGGAAACTCTACTGAGTGGAGAGTGAGAAGGTTTATTAAATATGACCACCTGGCATATTGTTCTTCCTGGGGAACCATGACTGGATCTACATGCAGCATCAACTCTAATGGGATTAGTGGAGTGTACTGGTGTGAGTCTGAAACAGGACAGTTCAGCAATGCAGCCAACATCACTGTACAGA GCGGTGATGTCATCCTGGTGAGCTCTGTCCATCCTGTGACTGAGGGACATTCTGTCACTCTCAGCTGCAGGTTGAGGACAGAAAAGGTTCTTTATAGCGTGGATTTCTATAAAAATGGCAAACTCATCTCAAATGATGCCAGCGGGGAGCTGTTTATCTCTGAAGTTACAAAGTCAGATGAAGGTTTTTATAAATGTGAAGGAAGAGATTCATCACAAGGTTTCAGGAGTTTGAAGTCACCAAAGAGTTGGTTGTCAGTTAAAT CTGCAACAACAAGCTCTCCAGTTCCCGTGCTGTTGGTTGTTGGTCTGGTTTGTGGAGTTTCACTGattattctgctgctgctggttctgtaTTGCTACAGAAAGTCAAAAG ATTCACGCCTCGTGAG GTCTCAGAGCACCAATCAGAGCCCAGCTACAGACCACATGACCAACCAGGTTGAAACTCAAAACAATGCATATGCCTCTCTTCTCCATG GTGATTCTTGTCTCTATGAAACAATCAGAGGCTCTGAAGAACCTGGACAtg GGAACAATAATGAACCAGAGGAGAGCGTTTACTCCAATGTGACGATGGGAACAGCTGCAG gtcaataa
- the LOC117747832 gene encoding uncharacterized protein LOC117747832 isoform X2 → MKCVFFFSPFPDFFNCFIRLKLSVKIFSHKQSVRVSEDMRMGLTLVCVPGLFLMNILLYCGHAQDIWLSTDPNRSTFFTGESVTFTCDVRTGEETDWLYSFRRNGVNFLDYRTDKIIRSPPVTPGFTGEYQCYANHKRSPAVFIESNKVSLTATDKPKPVLTVSPLWPSPGDSVTLTCRVEHPSAGWRFFWYQAVPKLPYSYSYELLPGSSTGTEEDSFIVHGQTHTAGYVCRAGRGDPVFYSSYSEPQFIWSGDFHPAASLTVRPPRMQFFSKESLSLSCEGNSTEWRVRRFIKYLTYCSSWGTMTGSTCSINSIGISGVYWCESETGQFSNAANITVQSGDVILVSSVRPVTEGHSVTLSCRLRTEKVLYNVDFYKNEKLISNDASGELFISEVTKSDEGFYKCEGRDSPQGFRSLTSPKSWLSVKSATTSSPVPVLLVVGLVCGVSLIILLLLVLYCYRKSKDSRLVRSQSTNQSPATDHVTNQVETQNNAYASLIHGKNNEAEESAVYSDVKMSSAADDNVMYAQVYPHNKDKRDERRSRSAEADETVYSEIKPGTSRDQ, encoded by the exons ATGAAATgcgtcttctttttctctccatttcctgaTTTCTTCAATTGCTTCATACGTTTGAAGCTTTCTGTAAAAATCTTTTCTCATAAGCAGAGTGTCAGAGTcagtgaggacatgaggatgggACTCACTTTAGTTTGTGTGCCGGGGCTTTTCT TGATGAATATTCTCCTCTACTGTGGACACGCTCAAG ATATTTGGCTGTCCACTGATCCAAACAGGTCCACTTTCTTTACTGGAGAGTCTGTTACCTTCACATGTGACGTGAGGACAGGAGAAGAGACTGACTGGTTGTACTCATTCAGGAGGAATGGCGTTAATTTTCTCGACTATCGCACAGACAAGATAATTAGATCACCACCTGTAACTCCAGGCTTCACTGGGGAATATCAGTGTTATGCAAATCACAAGAGATCACCAGCTGTTTTCATAGAAAGTAATAAAGTGTCTCTAACTGCAACAG ATAAACCCAAGCCGGTCCTCACTGTGTCTCCATTGTGGCCGAGTCCTGGAGACTCAGTGACTCTGACCTGCAGGGTTGAACATCCATCTGCAGGATGGAGGTTCTTCTGGTACCAGGCTGTTCCCAAACTACCATACTCCTACAGCTATGAGCTGCTACCTGGTAGCTCCACTGGGACTGAAGAGGACTCCTTCATTGTTCatggacagacgcacacagcAGGATATGTGTGcagagctggaagaggagaTCCAGTGTTCTACTCTTCGTATAGTGAACCTCAGTTCATCTGGTCTGGAG ATTTCCATCCAGCAGCGTCTCTCACAGTGAGACCTCCCAGAATGCAGTTCTTCAGCAAAGAGTCACTGTCACTGAGCTGTGAGGGAAACTCTACTGAGTGGAGAGTGAGAAGGTTTATTAAATACCTGACATACTGTTCTTCCTGGGGAACCATGACTGGATCTACATGCAGCATCAACTCTATTGGGATTAGTGGAGTGTACTGGTGTGAGTCTGAAACAGGACAGTTCAGTAATGCAGCCAACATCACTGTACAGA GCGGTGATGTCATCCTGGTGAGCTCTGTCCGTCCTGTGACTGAGGGACATTCTGTCACTCTCAGCTGCAGGTTGAGGACAGAAAAGGTTCTTTATAACGTGGATttctataaaaatgaaaaactcaTCTCAAATGATGCCAGCGGGGAGCTGTTTATCTCTGAAGTTACAAAGTCAGATGAAGGTTTTTATAAATGTGAAGGAAGAGATTCACCACAAGGTTTCAGGAGTTTGACGTCACCAAAGAGTTGGTTGTCAGTTAAAT CTGCAACAACAAGCTCTCCAGTTCCCGTGCTGTTGGTTGTTGGTCTGGTTTGTGGAGTTTCACTGattattctgctgctgctggttctgtaTTGCTACAGAAAGTCAAAAG ATTCACGCCTCGTGAG GTCTCAGAGCACCAATCAGAGCCCAGCTACAGACCACGTGACCAACCAGGTTGAAACTCAAAACAATGCATATGCCTCTCTTATCCATG GGAAGAATAATGAAGCAGAAGAGAGCGCCGTTTACTCGGACGTGAAGATGTCTTCAGCTGCAG aCGACAATGTGATGTACGCCCAGGTTTACCCTCACAATAAAGACAAGAGAGATGAAC GGAGATCAAGATCTGCAGAAGCGGATGAAACTGTTTATTCTGAAATCAAACCAGGAACATCTCGTG ATCAATAa
- the LOC117747840 gene encoding Fc receptor-like protein 4 — EGGGGGGGGGRGREGGGEGVYWCRGGSGDPVYYTEYSTPAVTHRAVVTLQPDWPVIYSGETITLTCDIKDGGEAEWEYRWETSSSPRNPSGPMIRPSHSGDYWCRGRLNHETSSSEWSDTFTLRISPNKPKPVLTVSPLWPSPGDSVTLTCRVEHPSAGWRFFWYQVVPKLESYSYELLPGSSTGTEEDSFIVHGQTHTAGYVCRAGRGDPVFYSSYSEPQFIWSGDFHPAASLTVSPPRMQFFSKDSLSLSCEGNSTEWRVRRFIKYNHLAYCSSWGTMTGSTCSINSNGISGVYWCESETGQFSNAANITVQSGDVILVSSVHPVTEGHSVTLSCRLRTEKVLYNVDFYKNEKLISNDASGELFISEVTKSDEGFYKCEGRDSPQGFRSLTSPESWLSVKSATTSSPVPVLLVVGLVCGVSLIILLLLVLYCYRKSKDSRLVRSQSTNQSPATDHVTNQVETQEREYASLLHGDSCLYETIRGSEEPGHGNNNEPEESVYSNVTMGTAAGQ; from the exons gaaggaggaggaggaggaggaggaggaggacgaggacgagaaggaggaggagaaggagtctactggtgcagaggaggaagtggagaccCAGTTTACTACACAGAGTACAGCACACCAGCCG TCACTCACAGAGCTGTTGTGACTCTGCAGCCCGACTGGCCTGTGATTTACTCCGGAGAGaccatcactctcacctgtgaCATAAAGGACGGAGGAGAAGCTGAGTGGGAGTATCGATGGGAAACATCCAGTTCACCTCGAAACCCAAGTGGCCCCATGATCAGACCATCACACAGTGGAGACTACTGGTGTAGGGGCAGACTGAACCATGAAACCTCTTCATCAGAGTGGAGTGATACTTTCACATTAAGAATATCTCCCA ATAAACCCAAGCCGGTCCTCACTGTGTCTCCATTGTGGCCGAGTCCTGGAGACTCAGTGACTCTGACCTGCAGGGTTGAACATCCATCTGCAGGATGGAGGTTCTTCTGGTACCAGGTTGTTCCCAAACTGGAGTCCTACAGCTATGAGCTGCTACCTGGTAGCTCCACTGGGACTGAAGAGGACTCCTTCATTGTTCatggacagacgcacacagcAGGATATGTGTGcagagctggaagaggagaTCCAGTGTTCTACTCTTCGTATAGTGAACCTCAGTTCATCTGGTCTGGAG ATTTCCATCCAGCAGCGTCTCTCACAGTGAGTCCTCCCAGAATGCAGTTCTTCAGCAAAGATTCACTGTCACTGAGCTGTGAGGGAAACTCTACTGAGTGGAGAGTGAGAAGGTTTATTAAATATAACCACCTGGCATATTGTTCTTCCTGGGGAACCATGACTGGATCTACATGCAGCATCAACTCTAATGGGATTAGTGGAGTGTACTGGTGTGAGTCTGAAACAGGACAGTTCAGCAATGCAGCCAACATCACTGTACAGA GCGGTGATGTCATCCTGGTGAGCTCTGTCCATCCTGTGACTGAGGGACATTCTGTCACTCTCAGCTGCAGGTTGAGGACAGAAAAGGTTCTTTATAACGTGGATttctataaaaatgaaaaactcaTCTCAAATGATGCCAGCGGGGAGCTGTTTATCTCTGAAGTTACAAAGTCAGATGAAGGTTTTTATAAATGTGAAGGAAGAGATTCACCACAAGGTTTCAGGAGTTTGACGTCACCAGAGAGTTGGTTGTCAGTTAAAT CTGCAACAACAAGCTCTCCAGTTCCCGTGCTGTTGGTTGTTGGTCTGGTTTGTGGAGTTTCACTGattattctgctgctgctggttctgtaTTGCTACAGAAAGTCAAAAG ATTCACGCCTCGTGAG GTCTCAGAGCACCAATCAGAGCCCAGCTACAGACCACGTGACCAACCAGGTTGAAACTCAAGAAAGAGAATATGCCTCTCTTCTCCATG GTGATTCTTGTCTCTATGAAACAATCAGAGGCTCTGAAGAACCTGGACAtg GGAACAATAATGAACCAGAGGAGAGCGTTTACTCCAATGTGACGATGGGAACAGCTGCAG gtcaataa
- the LOC117747832 gene encoding uncharacterized protein LOC117747832 isoform X1: MKCVFFFSPFPDFFNCFIRLKLSVKIFSHKQSVRVSEDMRMGLTLVCVPGLFLMNILLYCGHAQDIWLSTDPNRSTFFTGESVTFTCDVRTGEETDWLYSFRRNGVNFLDYRTDKIIRSPPVTPGFTGEYQCYANHKRSPAVFIESNKVSLTATDKPKPVLTVSPLWPSPGDSVTLTCRVEHPSAGWRFFWYQAVPKLPYSYSYELLPGSSTGTEEDSFIVHGQTHTAGYVCRAGRGDPVFYSSYSEPQFIWSGDFHPAASLTVRPPRMQFFSKESLSLSCEGNSTEWRVRRFIKYLTYCSSWGTMTGSTCSINSIGISGVYWCESETGQFSNAANITVQSGDVILVSSVRPVTEGHSVTLSCRLRTEKVLYNVDFYKNEKLISNDASGELFISEVTKSDEGFYKCEGRDSPQGFRSLTSPKSWLSVKSATTSSPVPVLLVVGLVCGVSLIILLLLVLYCYRKSKDSRLVRSQSTNQSPATDHVTNQVETQNNAYASLIHGKNNEAEESAVYSDVKMSSAADDNVMYAQVYPHNKDKRDERRSRSAEADETVYSEIKPGTSRGNNAVIIKQFVLHIVNSPVE, from the exons ATGAAATgcgtcttctttttctctccatttcctgaTTTCTTCAATTGCTTCATACGTTTGAAGCTTTCTGTAAAAATCTTTTCTCATAAGCAGAGTGTCAGAGTcagtgaggacatgaggatgggACTCACTTTAGTTTGTGTGCCGGGGCTTTTCT TGATGAATATTCTCCTCTACTGTGGACACGCTCAAG ATATTTGGCTGTCCACTGATCCAAACAGGTCCACTTTCTTTACTGGAGAGTCTGTTACCTTCACATGTGACGTGAGGACAGGAGAAGAGACTGACTGGTTGTACTCATTCAGGAGGAATGGCGTTAATTTTCTCGACTATCGCACAGACAAGATAATTAGATCACCACCTGTAACTCCAGGCTTCACTGGGGAATATCAGTGTTATGCAAATCACAAGAGATCACCAGCTGTTTTCATAGAAAGTAATAAAGTGTCTCTAACTGCAACAG ATAAACCCAAGCCGGTCCTCACTGTGTCTCCATTGTGGCCGAGTCCTGGAGACTCAGTGACTCTGACCTGCAGGGTTGAACATCCATCTGCAGGATGGAGGTTCTTCTGGTACCAGGCTGTTCCCAAACTACCATACTCCTACAGCTATGAGCTGCTACCTGGTAGCTCCACTGGGACTGAAGAGGACTCCTTCATTGTTCatggacagacgcacacagcAGGATATGTGTGcagagctggaagaggagaTCCAGTGTTCTACTCTTCGTATAGTGAACCTCAGTTCATCTGGTCTGGAG ATTTCCATCCAGCAGCGTCTCTCACAGTGAGACCTCCCAGAATGCAGTTCTTCAGCAAAGAGTCACTGTCACTGAGCTGTGAGGGAAACTCTACTGAGTGGAGAGTGAGAAGGTTTATTAAATACCTGACATACTGTTCTTCCTGGGGAACCATGACTGGATCTACATGCAGCATCAACTCTATTGGGATTAGTGGAGTGTACTGGTGTGAGTCTGAAACAGGACAGTTCAGTAATGCAGCCAACATCACTGTACAGA GCGGTGATGTCATCCTGGTGAGCTCTGTCCGTCCTGTGACTGAGGGACATTCTGTCACTCTCAGCTGCAGGTTGAGGACAGAAAAGGTTCTTTATAACGTGGATttctataaaaatgaaaaactcaTCTCAAATGATGCCAGCGGGGAGCTGTTTATCTCTGAAGTTACAAAGTCAGATGAAGGTTTTTATAAATGTGAAGGAAGAGATTCACCACAAGGTTTCAGGAGTTTGACGTCACCAAAGAGTTGGTTGTCAGTTAAAT CTGCAACAACAAGCTCTCCAGTTCCCGTGCTGTTGGTTGTTGGTCTGGTTTGTGGAGTTTCACTGattattctgctgctgctggttctgtaTTGCTACAGAAAGTCAAAAG ATTCACGCCTCGTGAG GTCTCAGAGCACCAATCAGAGCCCAGCTACAGACCACGTGACCAACCAGGTTGAAACTCAAAACAATGCATATGCCTCTCTTATCCATG GGAAGAATAATGAAGCAGAAGAGAGCGCCGTTTACTCGGACGTGAAGATGTCTTCAGCTGCAG aCGACAATGTGATGTACGCCCAGGTTTACCCTCACAATAAAGACAAGAGAGATGAAC GGAGATCAAGATCTGCAGAAGCGGATGAAACTGTTTATTCTGAAATCAAACCAGGAACATCTCGTGGTAATAATGCAGTGATAATTAAACAATTTGTTTTACATATAGTCAATAGTCCAGTAGAGTAA
- the LOC117747835 gene encoding uncharacterized protein LOC117747835 isoform X2, translating into MGEPFNNPKLWDCSIIRNGHKFLSNTLNKISISLTPEYSGEYQCVATCKIVSLIRIESNTISITVSDKPKPVLTVSPLWPSPGDSVTLTCRVEHPSAGWRFFWYQVVPKLESYSYELLPGSSTGTEEDSFIVHGQTHTAGYVCRAGRGDPLFYSSYSEPQFIWSGDFHPAASLTVSPPRMQFFSKDSLSLSCEGNSTEWRVRRFIKYDHLAYCSSWGTMTGSTCSINSNGISGVYWCESETGQFSNAANITVQSGDVILVSSVHPVTEGHSVTLSCRLRTEKVLYSVDFYKNGKLISNDASGELFISEVTKSDEGFYKCEGRDSSQGFRSLKSPKSWLSVKSATTSSPVPVLLVVGLVCGVSLIILLLLVLYCYRKSKDSRLVRSQSTNQSPATDHMTNQVETQNNAYASLLHGDSCLYETIRGSEEPGHGNNNEPEESVYSNVTMGTAAGQ; encoded by the exons ATGGGAGAACCTTTCAACAATCCCAAACTCTGGGATTGTTCAATCATTAGGAATGGTCATAAGTTTCTCTCCAACACTTTAAATAAGATATCTATATCTCTAACTCCAGAATACAGTGGTGAATACCAATGTGTTGCAACTTGCAAGATCGTCTCACTGATAAGAATAGAAAGTAATACAATCTCTATAACTGTATCAG ATAAACCCAAGCCGGTCCTCACTGTGTCTCCATTGTGGCCGAGTCCTGGAGACTCAGTGACTCTGACCTGCAGGGTTGAACATCCATCTGCAGGATGGAGGTTCTTCTGGTACCAGGTTGTTCCCAAACTGGAGTCCTACAGCTATGAGCTGCTACCTGGTAGCTCCACTGGGACTGAAGAGGACTCCTTCATTGTTCatggacagacgcacacagcAGGATATGTGTGcagagctggaagaggagaTCCATTGTTCTACTCTTCGTATAGTGAACCTCAGTTCATCTGGTCTGGAG ATTTCCATCCAGCAGCGTCTCTCACAGTGAGTCCTCCCAGAATGCAGTTCTTCAGCAAAGATTCACTGTCACTGAGCTGTGAGGGAAACTCTACTGAGTGGAGAGTGAGAAGGTTTATTAAATATGACCACCTGGCATATTGTTCTTCCTGGGGAACCATGACTGGATCTACATGCAGCATCAACTCTAATGGGATTAGTGGAGTGTACTGGTGTGAGTCTGAAACAGGACAGTTCAGCAATGCAGCCAACATCACTGTACAGA GCGGTGATGTCATCCTGGTGAGCTCTGTCCATCCTGTGACTGAGGGACATTCTGTCACTCTCAGCTGCAGGTTGAGGACAGAAAAGGTTCTTTATAGCGTGGATTTCTATAAAAATGGCAAACTCATCTCAAATGATGCCAGCGGGGAGCTGTTTATCTCTGAAGTTACAAAGTCAGATGAAGGTTTTTATAAATGTGAAGGAAGAGATTCATCACAAGGTTTCAGGAGTTTGAAGTCACCAAAGAGTTGGTTGTCAGTTAAAT CTGCAACAACAAGCTCTCCAGTTCCCGTGCTGTTGGTTGTTGGTCTGGTTTGTGGAGTTTCACTGattattctgctgctgctggttctgtaTTGCTACAGAAAGTCAAAAG ATTCACGCCTCGTGAG GTCTCAGAGCACCAATCAGAGCCCAGCTACAGACCACATGACCAACCAGGTTGAAACTCAAAACAATGCATATGCCTCTCTTCTCCATG GTGATTCTTGTCTCTATGAAACAATCAGAGGCTCTGAAGAACCTGGACAtg GGAACAATAATGAACCAGAGGAGAGCGTTTACTCCAATGTGACGATGGGAACAGCTGCAG gtcaataa